The region gttGCATCATACGTAAatgtcaccaaacaagtggtGGCTCACTTTCTGAAACGAGATATCATTTGCTGTTATGggattcccaacaaaatcattactgacaatggtttAAATATTAATAACAGGAGGATGAAGGAATTGTGTAAAAgtttcaagattgaacatcaaaattcTTCGTTatatcgtccgaagatgaatggtgcaGTAGAAGCAGCCAACAAGAACATAAGGAAAATTATTCAGAAAATGGTGAGTGCTCAACTATCGTACTTCGCTACGAACATCAACAagggcaacccttttctctctaGTATACGTTATGGAATCAATGCTCCATATCAAAAGTAAAGATGTTACCTTTTGCCTTGCACGACTATCGTACTTCACTACGAACATCAACAagggcaacccttttctctctgGTATACGTTATGGAAGCAATGCTCCATATCGAAGTAGAGATCCCCTCTCTGAGAGTTCTGATAGACGTTAAGCtcgatgaagctgaatggattcaagTCAGACTCGATCAGTTGAACCTCATCGAAGAAAAGCGCATGACAGCTATGTGTCATGGCCAACTTTATCAGAATCGGTTGAAAAGGGCCTGTGATAAAAGAGTGCATCCTCGGAATCTCCAAGTCAGTGACCTGGTACTCAAGAAGATTCTGCTAATCCACACAGATCCTTGGGGAAAGTGGACccccaattatgaaggcccatacaTTATGAGAAAGGTTTTCTCAAGAGGAACCTTGATCCTCTCAACTATGGATGGTGATGATCTTTCATCACCCgtgtgttggtgtaagccctagaggccaatacattttggtacttgtatcgaataataaaaggcattctctttattatggttgattaataaagtccctggaatagatagtccgtttaatgtattaagtgtgactgttatgtttgtagtcgagctttagtgtgaagtgggataacattaaagcattaagactattatgtttgtagactgatgatcacatctcatggatcatggataaagagttatcaagtcttaaacataggtatgaatattaagagtaatatttataccggattgacccgctatgagaatactatatagaaagttatgcaaggtgtcataagttattctcatggtgataatagtgtattccactcttcgacctgaaaccactatggaccctagatgtagagtcgagtgctttattgctgatccaacgttgtccgtaactggataaccataaagacagttgatgggtactccacaaagcatgctgagggacatgagtgacctagatggaatttgcccatcctgcataacaggataaatgtctatgggcccaat is a window of Lathyrus oleraceus cultivar Zhongwan6 chromosome 6, CAAS_Psat_ZW6_1.0, whole genome shotgun sequence DNA encoding:
- the LOC127093758 gene encoding uncharacterized protein LOC127093758, whose amino-acid sequence is MEVDYFHHVQTCHKCQIYADRIHVPPIPSNVISSPCPFAMWGITMIGYIKPTASNGHKYILVALDYFTKWVEVASYVNVTKQVVAHFLKRDIICCYGIPNKIITDNGLNINNRRMKELCKSFKIEHQNSSLYRPKMNGAVEAANKNIRKIIQKMVSAQLSYFATNINKGNPFLSSIRYGINAPYQK